The nucleotide sequence TTAGCTGTTGGTCCTGTGGTTGAAAGCTGTAGGTGaatctgcttttttaaattttacgtAGCATTATTTTTAGCACACAGGTCTCTGCTTCTTTGGTTGGTTTCTGTCTTCTTGTTGTTCACAGTAGATAGCATGAATTCACGGCTTTGAACTAAACTGGATGAACATAAGGGCCCTCTCATTGTTTTCCCCGGTGCTTTAACTTTACCCCAAATGTACAATATTATTAAAGTTATCTATACAGTATATCACCAGCCCTGAAATACATTAATCGCTTTATATCAAATCTGCTTCTGCAGGTGTTGCATAGAAAATAAGCAGTTATTTGATGAAATGTAGTCATCcctacatccatccatctagctagaaaaaaaaaatgttaaactttattacatttttaactgtttgcAGTTGTTAAATTCTTTCAAAGTATGTGAACCTGCAGCCACAACTGTATGATCAGTTTATAGAACTTGAAATGGAAGGatttgtgcacatttttattaaatctttatTCAACTCTGTGTAAAGAACAGCAACAAACAAGGagaagaaaactttatttggtaaaatgaaaattgacattttaagaATAATAATACCCATTTTTCATGGTAACCAAAAGGTAATAGCGTAATGTGACATCATAGGTAATGATTTTCACAGGTTTCAGATTTAAATGCCTACCTAGAAGATATGTTTTATTCAATTTCTGTGCTTGAGCTGGAAACAAGCTGGTTGGATCTGGTAGCGAAGTTAAGTCAAGCTACGTGTACACTGCAATGGGCATTCACTCCCCACAAAAAGTCTATATAAACATGCGTAAATGTGGTTCGGGAGTTCAGGCTTAACTtagaccaatcagggactctggtttggtagtgatgtataaatggagtcccttttaattcacagaagtaccaaccgtttCAAAATTCGATTTTCTTTCACACCAAGGGTCTCGTATAtcggaaaagagctgtgaaacaaaaagcctggagcaagatttacaagatttgcactgctttcacatttcgcaccaagcctactccaactgtaggtggtggacaatCGCTATAaaaaagtagaagaagaagcccctccctgcttgtccagtgtgaacaccatatgctaaactGCTGTCACATGGCCAGTGTGAACCCAGCATTAGACTTCTTCATCATCATTTTCAGAGTCAGAACTCATTCGGCCCAGCTCTTCATAATCCTTTTCCAGGCAGGCTAGGTCCTCTCTGGCCTCTGCAAATTCCCCCTCCTCCATGCCCTCGCCCACATACCAATGAACGAACGCACGCTTAGCGTACATCAGGTCAAACTTGTGGTCGAGGCGGGACCAGGCCTCAGCAATGGCGGTGGTGTTGCTCAGCATGCACACAGCACGCTGGACTTTGGCCAGGTCGCCACCAGGGACTGCAGTTGGAGGCTGATAATTGATGCCGACCTGTCCAGAAAACCCCCCCACAATATTTGTTAGAATGTGGAACGCCAAGCCGCACTTTTACGTTTGGTAGCTGTACCCACCTTGAAGCCAGTGGGGCACCAGTCAACAAACTGGATCGAACGGCGGGTCTTGATACTTGCTATGGCAGCGTTCACGTCTTTGGGGAGAACATCCCCTCTGTAGAGCATGCAGCAGGCCATGTACTTGCCTTGACGAGGATCACATTTgaccatctgattggtcggttcAAAGCAGGAACTTGTAATCTCGGACACGGTCAGCTGCTCGTGGTACGCCTTCTCCGCAGAGATGATGGGCGAATAAGTAACCAGAGGGAAGTGGATGCGAGGGAATGGAACCAGGTTGGTCTGGAACTCCGTCAGGTCAACGTTTAGGGCTCCGTCGAAACGGAGAGAGGCCGTGATGGAGGACACAATCTGACCTATCAGTCTGTTCAGGTTGGTGTAGCCAGGACGCTCGATGTCCATGTTGCGCCGACATATGTCGTAGATGGCCTCGTTGTCCACCATAAAAGCACAATCGGTGTGCTCCAAGGTGGTGTGGGTGGTCAAGATGGCATTGTAGGGCTCCACCACAGCCGTGGACACCTGGGGAGCTGGATACACAGCAAACTCCAGCTTGGCTTTCTTGCCATAGTCTAGCGATAGACGCTCCATTAGGAGAGAGGTGAAACCAGAACCGGTGCCTCCTCCAAAGCTGTGGAAGACGAGGAATCCCTGTAGACCCGTGCACTGATCCGTCTGAGGAGAGGAGTTAGGGGTTTAATGAAGCCTCAACCATTTCAATTGATGTCTAAACTTTACCATTTGTATTTATGGTGTCTCTATCACCAAAAAAGATCATCCAATATCACTTTATTGTTAGCATCCaccagcagacagacagacagacagggtTGTGAACAAATTCCCTTCTGTGATGGATTGATACTGaccaagtaaaaacaaaaacaaagttcaagaaaaaaacattctaaaatAGA is from Oryzias latipes chromosome 7, ASM223467v1 and encodes:
- the LOC101155351 gene encoding tubulin alpha-8 chain: MRECISIHVGQAGVQTGNACWELFCLEHGVGPDGIFLNDPSEPNSREDPFNTFFNTGSFGRHVPRAIYVDLEPSVIDEVRVGKYRELFHPEQLISGKEDAANNYARGHYTVGKEIIDGVMERIRKMTDQCTGLQGFLVFHSFGGGTGSGFTSLLMERLSLDYGKKAKLEFAVYPAPQVSTAVVEPYNAILTTHTTLEHTDCAFMVDNEAIYDICRRNMDIERPGYTNLNRLIGQIVSSITASLRFDGALNVDLTEFQTNLVPFPRIHFPLVTYSPIISAEKAYHEQLTVSEITSSCFEPTNQMVKCDPRQGKYMACCMLYRGDVLPKDVNAAIASIKTRRSIQFVDWCPTGFKVGINYQPPTAVPGGDLAKVQRAVCMLSNTTAIAEAWSRLDHKFDLMYAKRAFVHWYVGEGMEEGEFAEAREDLACLEKDYEELGRMSSDSENDDEEV